A single region of the Demequina sp. genome encodes:
- a CDS encoding metallopeptidase family protein: MSRRDRHDRGLRRPLHPLGSPASLSRSEVFDDLVFEAAERLEGRWGRDWGRVEFGTEDVPPSEPAPWEEGVPLGRLFPADLGQTARIVLYRRPIEQRCEPQDLPALVRDVLAEHVGFLLNKSPEDIDPDYGTGA, from the coding sequence ATGAGCCGCCGCGACCGCCACGATCGAGGCCTGCGCCGCCCGCTGCACCCTCTCGGCTCGCCGGCGTCGCTGAGCCGCTCGGAAGTCTTCGACGACCTCGTCTTCGAGGCGGCGGAGCGGCTCGAGGGTCGCTGGGGTCGCGACTGGGGGCGCGTCGAGTTCGGCACCGAGGACGTCCCTCCGTCGGAGCCCGCGCCCTGGGAGGAGGGCGTGCCCTTGGGCCGACTCTTCCCCGCGGACCTGGGTCAGACCGCGCGCATCGTGCTGTATCGGCGCCCGATAGAGCAGCGCTGCGAGCCGCAGGACCTGCCGGCGCTCGTGCGCGACGTGCTCGCCGAGCACGTGGGCTTCCTGCTCAACAAGTCGCCAGAGGACATCGACCCCGATTACGGAACGGGCGCGTAG
- a CDS encoding phosphomannomutase/phosphoglucomutase, with amino-acid sequence MKNPGARALPDLSRLIKSYDVRGVVGEDLTEEVATAIGAAFADAIVIPDGASQVAIGHDMRETGPGLAAAVASGLTARGIDVIDIGLCSTDGLYHASGVLDIPGVMVTASHNPAEYNGMKLCRSRARAVGENSGLADVRSRASRLLAEGLGEGSATATIVYRDMVGEYGAFLRSLVPLEDIRPLRVVVDAANAMAGYTVPRVLGTEAGLPALPLEIIPLYFELDGTFPNHEPNPLDEENLRDLQAAVVAHGADIGLAFDGDADRCFVVDERGEVVPASAITCLVGLREAARDDAPVVIHNLISSRAVPELLAAAGATPVRSRVGHSFIKAEMARLNAVFGGEHSAHFYFRDFFYADSGMLAAIHVLAALGEQSQPLSELLAPYSPYTASGEINTKVSDVAEATARVVAQLAGDDCTVDDFDGVTIDHWGAEPRWWLNVRPSNTEPLLRLNVEAADRAVMEQIRDRALAIIRRG; translated from the coding sequence GTGAAAAACCCGGGCGCGCGAGCCCTCCCCGACCTGTCCAGACTCATCAAGTCCTATGACGTCCGCGGAGTCGTTGGCGAGGACCTCACCGAAGAGGTCGCGACCGCGATCGGCGCGGCTTTCGCGGACGCGATCGTCATCCCGGATGGTGCCTCGCAGGTCGCCATCGGCCATGACATGCGGGAGACCGGACCTGGCCTCGCGGCCGCGGTCGCGAGCGGGCTGACGGCGCGCGGGATCGACGTCATCGACATTGGCCTGTGCTCTACGGACGGCCTCTACCACGCCTCCGGAGTCCTGGATATACCAGGAGTGATGGTCACCGCGAGCCACAACCCCGCCGAGTACAACGGTATGAAGCTGTGCCGCTCGCGGGCGCGCGCGGTGGGAGAGAACAGCGGACTGGCCGACGTTCGCTCCAGGGCCTCTCGACTTCTCGCGGAGGGCTTGGGCGAGGGTTCGGCGACGGCCACGATCGTCTACCGCGACATGGTGGGTGAGTATGGGGCGTTCCTACGGAGCCTCGTCCCGCTTGAGGACATCCGCCCGCTGCGGGTCGTGGTCGACGCCGCCAACGCGATGGCGGGTTACACCGTCCCTCGCGTCCTGGGCACCGAGGCTGGACTGCCCGCGCTGCCGCTCGAGATCATCCCGCTCTATTTCGAGCTCGACGGCACCTTCCCCAACCACGAGCCCAACCCGCTCGATGAGGAGAACCTCCGCGACCTGCAGGCGGCCGTGGTGGCTCACGGCGCGGACATCGGCCTCGCGTTCGACGGCGACGCGGACCGCTGCTTCGTGGTCGACGAGCGAGGTGAGGTGGTCCCCGCATCAGCGATCACGTGCCTCGTTGGCCTGCGCGAGGCCGCCCGCGACGACGCTCCCGTCGTGATCCACAACCTCATCTCGTCGAGGGCGGTTCCTGAACTGCTCGCGGCCGCCGGAGCCACGCCCGTGCGCTCCCGCGTCGGCCACTCCTTCATCAAGGCAGAGATGGCGCGCCTCAATGCGGTATTCGGCGGCGAGCACTCGGCGCACTTCTACTTCCGCGACTTCTTCTACGCGGACTCGGGGATGCTCGCGGCGATACACGTGCTCGCTGCACTGGGCGAGCAAAGCCAGCCCCTCAGCGAACTGTTGGCTCCCTACTCGCCGTATACAGCGTCGGGCGAGATCAATACCAAGGTGAGCGACGTCGCGGAGGCGACCGCGCGAGTCGTTGCCCAGCTGGCGGGCGACGACTGCACCGTTGACGACTTCGACGGCGTGACCATTGACCATTGGGGCGCTGAGCCGCGCTGGTGGCTCAATGTGCGGCCGTCCAACACGGAGCCACTGCTGCGGCTCAACGTGGAGGCCGCGGACCGCGCCGTGATGGAGCAGATCCGCGATCGCGCGCTCGCGATCATCAGGCGGGGCTGA
- a CDS encoding DUF5719 family protein produces MAALLALLSSRATRAVCIGWAVAALGLGATFAAQRVTAVWPDGSGSAAANGWSGPGLSFALVGALAAATAASSGVWHGKGAVRLRRVGAVIVVTLAAAAVLTSATAWAWPGRAQAGDVAAVNPDVLPLVAALEQEPPGSARVLVLQDTDAGVAYSVETSDGAVALEGTAAFDEDGVPLSRPGTDAPPSPAGLADAVATLVAAGVGADEDLAAWGIGVIVATADSTKVLAGLAQVDTLELIGASGSGTAYRVPHGGVAASRAWIESDSEPVVVPMDGASGGGTVSAGEGEPSCCRFRRTRRGARPFRGRTLRPWQTTREGRPSRCPRRGDARRDLPRLRLPCVVVGRRHRVHARAHCGPSPSEPQAPWGAVVIAGVVARVLALCAVVGSLVIGGAIAQDHGTPGDAATSVTVTPARQDVACPGPLVTPAGGTGTDPELGGAATGVTRASFLGGDLRDVGDGKASDAVVGAQVERVTGGDITGLAAFTCTAPTTDQWIVAGATTVGASARLLLTNPSQASVEATVVAFGELGELDSRKVAIGPDSQQEVLLEGVVVDVASLAVHVTATGTGVVAALQDSRLEGFQPAGTDWGTASAVGTSLAIPGVGTGGSPNQAATVRVVAPDGATVRLALSTPDGDAVWEGVASLALDPGVVVELPVPAVDVGTITISADAPVVASALVTRTRAATAGVEGDTAKELRWIPAQLAADANERATVAVGYDETVVAFATNAGAFTLTDADAATVATATVTAGGTAVVPLDVPPGTVLTASGGFAWTVLVGNGDYLTSLTPTRTTIDDLDVEVQQVRYAPVP; encoded by the coding sequence GTGGCGGCGCTGCTCGCGCTGCTGAGCAGTCGCGCGACGCGCGCGGTGTGCATCGGCTGGGCCGTCGCCGCGCTCGGGCTTGGCGCCACGTTCGCCGCGCAGCGCGTCACCGCCGTGTGGCCCGACGGATCCGGGTCCGCCGCCGCGAACGGCTGGAGCGGTCCGGGCCTCTCCTTCGCTCTCGTGGGAGCGCTCGCCGCTGCCACCGCCGCGTCGAGCGGGGTGTGGCACGGAAAGGGCGCCGTGCGGCTGCGCCGCGTGGGCGCGGTCATCGTCGTGACGCTTGCCGCGGCGGCCGTCCTGACCTCGGCGACGGCATGGGCATGGCCCGGGAGGGCGCAGGCGGGCGATGTCGCGGCCGTGAACCCTGATGTCCTCCCGCTCGTCGCCGCTCTCGAGCAGGAGCCGCCGGGGTCCGCCCGCGTACTCGTGCTGCAGGACACCGACGCCGGCGTCGCCTACTCCGTTGAGACGTCCGACGGCGCGGTGGCGCTCGAGGGAACCGCCGCCTTTGATGAAGATGGCGTGCCGCTCTCGCGACCAGGAACCGACGCGCCGCCCTCGCCTGCGGGGCTCGCCGACGCGGTCGCGACGCTCGTCGCGGCCGGCGTTGGGGCGGACGAGGATCTCGCCGCGTGGGGCATCGGCGTGATTGTGGCGACGGCGGACTCCACGAAGGTGCTCGCGGGCCTCGCGCAGGTCGACACGCTCGAGCTCATCGGCGCGAGCGGATCCGGCACCGCGTATCGCGTCCCGCACGGCGGGGTTGCCGCGAGCAGGGCATGGATCGAGTCAGATTCGGAACCCGTGGTGGTTCCCATGGATGGCGCCTCTGGTGGCGGCACCGTGAGCGCAGGGGAGGGGGAACCCTCGTGCTGTCGGTTCCGAAGGACCCGGCGTGGAGCGCGACCCTTTCGGGGAAGGACCTTGAGGCCGTGGCAGACGACCAGGGAAGGCAGGCCTTCGCGGTGCCCGCGACGGGGGGACGCTCGTCGTGACCTTCCACGACTCCGACTACCGTGCGTGGTGGTGGGCCGCCGCCATCGCGTGCATGCTCGCGCTCATTGCGGCCCTTCCCCTTCAGAACCGCAGGCTCCTTGGGGTGCGGTCGTGATCGCCGGGGTCGTCGCCAGAGTGCTCGCGCTGTGCGCGGTCGTCGGCTCGCTCGTCATTGGGGGCGCGATCGCCCAGGATCACGGCACGCCCGGCGACGCGGCCACCTCGGTCACCGTGACGCCCGCACGCCAGGATGTCGCGTGCCCCGGCCCGCTCGTGACGCCCGCGGGCGGGACCGGGACGGATCCCGAACTCGGCGGCGCCGCGACCGGAGTGACGCGAGCGTCGTTCCTCGGCGGCGACCTCAGGGACGTCGGCGATGGAAAGGCGTCCGACGCCGTGGTGGGCGCCCAGGTGGAGCGCGTCACGGGCGGCGACATCACGGGCCTCGCCGCGTTTACCTGCACGGCGCCGACGACCGACCAGTGGATCGTCGCGGGCGCCACGACCGTGGGTGCGAGCGCGCGGCTGCTGCTCACGAACCCGTCGCAGGCCTCCGTCGAGGCGACTGTCGTCGCCTTCGGAGAGCTCGGGGAGCTCGACTCGCGGAAGGTCGCCATAGGGCCAGATTCGCAACAGGAGGTGCTGCTCGAGGGCGTCGTGGTGGACGTCGCGAGCCTCGCGGTCCACGTCACGGCGACGGGGACCGGCGTGGTCGCCGCGCTGCAGGACTCGCGTCTCGAGGGCTTCCAGCCAGCGGGTACCGACTGGGGTACGGCGTCGGCCGTTGGCACCTCGCTCGCTATCCCCGGCGTCGGAACCGGCGGGTCGCCAAACCAGGCCGCGACCGTCCGCGTTGTGGCGCCTGACGGGGCCACGGTGCGCCTGGCGTTGTCGACGCCCGACGGCGACGCCGTGTGGGAAGGGGTCGCGTCGCTCGCGCTTGATCCGGGAGTTGTGGTGGAGCTTCCCGTGCCCGCCGTGGACGTGGGCACCATCACCATCTCTGCCGACGCCCCCGTCGTCGCGAGCGCCCTCGTGACCCGCACGCGCGCGGCCACAGCTGGGGTAGAGGGCGACACCGCCAAGGAGCTGCGATGGATCCCCGCGCAGCTGGCTGCGGACGCGAACGAGCGCGCAACCGTCGCGGTTGGCTATGACGAGACCGTTGTCGCCTTCGCGACCAATGCGGGCGCCTTCACGCTGACCGACGCCGATGCCGCCACCGTAGCGACGGCGACCGTGACCGCTGGGGGCACCGCCGTCGTGCCCCTCGATGTGCCGCCGGGCACTGTCCTCACCGCGAGCGGGGGATTCGCGTGGACCGTTCTCGTGGGCAATGGGGACTACCTCACCTCGCTCACGCCGACGCGGACGACGATCGACGACCTCGATGTCGAGGTGCAGCAGGTTCGCTACGCGCCCGTTCCGTAA
- a CDS encoding WhiB family transcriptional regulator: protein MWDIYGGSVPSDARTPAPTLASVVDIFSGVDDGPLAWQERALCAQTDPEAFFPEKGGSTREAKKVCSSCDVRAECLDYALANDERFGIWGGLSERERRKLKRRAV, encoded by the coding sequence ATGTGGGATATCTACGGCGGTTCGGTGCCCTCGGACGCGCGCACTCCCGCACCGACACTGGCGTCGGTGGTGGACATCTTCAGCGGAGTCGACGACGGTCCGCTGGCGTGGCAAGAGCGTGCGCTGTGCGCTCAGACAGACCCTGAGGCGTTCTTCCCCGAAAAGGGAGGATCAACGCGCGAGGCCAAGAAGGTGTGCTCGTCATGCGACGTGCGCGCCGAGTGCCTCGATTACGCGCTCGCCAATGATGAGAGGTTCGGCATCTGGGGTGGCCTGTCCGAGCGTGAGCGACGCAAGCTCAAGCGCCGCGCGGTGTAG
- a CDS encoding glycosyltransferase, protein MTTARILVRAVIVSDGRSPVLADVLDAISSQEYMPDSVHLVTLGDAEIPTPQGLDVTTSAAPASASLGEAFAAALADLPAQEAEYLWLLHDDSAPQADVLAKLAATARKRPRAAIVGAAQVRWKTTSRLISLGSTVSRVGARRIDLIDDNDINQGQYDARDDVLAVSIAGALLRRDVWEQLGGFDEGYRGFGESADYCRRAWRAGYDVVVVPSALVRHRQLNLHGARDEETRGRGSRTSYATRRTSEWYHALVWEPLLAVPLLVLWAFASSLFRALLRVAQNEPRMALVDLGIPWRLLGRCTGLARSRRRARRHATVPARAISRLLAGPGAVVHHVRTRYLRAYDKWRLAVTPTGMIRTELAASGQRRRWMLGVVVVVSLGLSVAVFGDWLPDLLAGKMLSGAALGVTDVGWHELWQRSWTGWSDVGYGTASLDGSFSAALVPFAILPGGLRLGLGLVLAFGVTLAAISAWFAVGAATRAVSVRAVAALAYAAWPPFLVSIAQGRVGAVLAHIALPFVALGVARALGWYRGEALAHGEEFTARRSASPSAAAVASLAFAFCVAVAPVLLVPGVVALALVAACAGRRWPRILLATVPALLVSARGIMAASHAGSLRDAWAVLAREPGPAAPSEVSSPLKTLLTLDTSPGGPSGSLSPESSALSPRPCAWRRCSRC, encoded by the coding sequence ATGACGACGGCACGCATTCTGGTGCGCGCGGTCATCGTCTCCGACGGCCGCTCACCCGTCCTCGCCGACGTCTTGGACGCCATCTCCTCCCAGGAGTACATGCCTGACTCGGTGCACCTCGTCACGCTCGGCGACGCCGAAATCCCCACCCCGCAGGGTCTTGACGTGACCACGAGCGCCGCCCCAGCGTCGGCCAGTCTTGGGGAAGCGTTCGCCGCGGCGCTCGCCGATCTGCCCGCGCAGGAGGCCGAGTACCTGTGGCTGCTGCACGACGACAGCGCCCCGCAGGCCGACGTCCTCGCGAAGCTCGCCGCGACCGCGCGCAAGCGGCCGCGCGCGGCGATCGTCGGTGCCGCGCAGGTCCGCTGGAAAACAACGAGCCGGCTCATCTCGCTCGGCTCCACGGTGTCGCGGGTGGGCGCGCGACGCATCGACCTGATCGACGACAACGACATCAACCAGGGGCAATACGACGCGAGGGACGACGTCCTCGCGGTGTCCATCGCGGGCGCCCTGCTCCGCAGGGATGTGTGGGAGCAGCTCGGCGGCTTCGACGAAGGGTATCGCGGCTTCGGCGAGAGCGCCGACTACTGCCGCAGGGCCTGGAGGGCCGGCTACGACGTGGTGGTGGTGCCGAGCGCCCTCGTGCGCCACCGGCAGCTGAACCTGCACGGCGCGCGGGACGAGGAGACTCGCGGCCGCGGCTCACGGACGTCCTACGCCACCCGACGCACGTCGGAGTGGTACCACGCCCTCGTCTGGGAGCCACTGCTCGCGGTGCCGCTCCTGGTGCTGTGGGCCTTCGCCTCCTCGCTGTTCAGAGCGCTGCTGAGGGTGGCGCAGAACGAGCCGCGCATGGCGCTCGTGGACCTCGGCATTCCGTGGCGCCTGCTGGGGCGCTGCACTGGACTTGCGCGCTCGCGGAGGCGGGCTCGGCGACACGCCACGGTGCCCGCGCGGGCCATCAGCAGGCTCCTCGCGGGGCCGGGCGCCGTGGTCCACCACGTGCGCACTCGGTACTTGCGCGCCTACGACAAGTGGCGCCTCGCCGTCACGCCAACGGGCATGATCCGGACGGAGCTCGCGGCATCCGGTCAGCGAAGGCGCTGGATGCTCGGCGTGGTCGTGGTGGTCAGCCTGGGGCTCTCCGTGGCCGTGTTCGGCGACTGGCTTCCCGACCTCCTCGCGGGGAAGATGCTCTCCGGCGCCGCGCTCGGCGTCACCGACGTTGGCTGGCACGAGCTGTGGCAGCGTTCGTGGACCGGATGGTCAGACGTCGGCTACGGAACGGCGTCGCTCGACGGCTCGTTCTCCGCCGCGCTCGTTCCGTTCGCAATCCTTCCTGGTGGCCTGCGACTCGGGCTTGGACTCGTGCTCGCGTTCGGAGTGACTCTCGCCGCGATCAGCGCGTGGTTCGCCGTCGGGGCCGCGACGCGCGCCGTGTCCGTGCGCGCCGTGGCCGCTCTCGCGTACGCCGCGTGGCCGCCCTTCCTCGTGTCTATCGCCCAGGGGCGGGTCGGGGCGGTGCTCGCGCACATCGCGCTGCCCTTCGTCGCGCTCGGCGTGGCGAGGGCGCTCGGCTGGTATCGAGGCGAGGCCCTCGCTCACGGTGAGGAGTTCACGGCGCGACGCTCCGCGTCGCCTTCCGCTGCCGCGGTCGCGTCCCTCGCCTTCGCGTTCTGCGTCGCCGTCGCACCCGTGCTGCTGGTGCCCGGCGTCGTCGCGCTCGCGCTGGTCGCCGCGTGCGCCGGCAGGCGCTGGCCCCGAATCCTCCTCGCCACCGTTCCCGCGCTTCTCGTGTCTGCGCGGGGCATCATGGCCGCGTCCCATGCAGGCTCGCTGCGCGACGCGTGGGCGGTCCTGGCCCGGGAGCCCGGGCCGGCCGCGCCGTCCGAGGTCAGCTCTCCACTGAAGACCCTGCTCACTCTCGACACCTCCCCAGGGGGACCGAGTGGTTCGCTCAGCCCGGAGTCGTCGGCGCTATCGCCGCGACCGTGTGCGTGGCGGCGCTGCTCGCGCTGCTGA
- a CDS encoding RDD family protein, which produces MSDADEILIGEGVALESGAAPVTLRMLSGLIDVITTFLLLWLLLVLFDAAAGRWSGAWSDAAIIAIVFSVFVLVPMTVETLTRGRSLGRLAAGLRIVRDDGGPVTVRHAFIRALVGVLEIYMTFGTLAVGTSMLSTRGKRIGDYLAGTYSMRTRGGGQRLAPLQMPGHLAVWAHTADIARLPDSLALTGRLFLGRAGAMRPESRARIGNQLAAQVSGYVAPPPPPGTHPEYFLAAVLTARRDREYALEVARLQRADAESARIGALPFGVADTEN; this is translated from the coding sequence GTGAGCGACGCGGACGAGATTCTCATCGGCGAGGGCGTCGCCCTCGAGTCCGGTGCCGCCCCCGTCACGCTCCGCATGCTGTCCGGCCTCATCGACGTCATCACGACGTTCCTGCTGCTGTGGCTGTTGCTTGTGCTGTTCGATGCGGCCGCGGGCCGCTGGAGCGGCGCGTGGTCCGACGCGGCGATCATCGCCATCGTCTTCTCCGTGTTCGTGCTCGTCCCCATGACCGTCGAGACGCTCACTCGGGGCCGATCGCTTGGCAGACTCGCGGCCGGGCTGAGGATCGTCCGCGACGACGGCGGTCCCGTCACCGTGCGCCACGCGTTCATTCGCGCGCTGGTTGGCGTGCTCGAGATCTACATGACCTTCGGGACGCTCGCCGTGGGCACCTCGATGCTCTCCACGCGCGGCAAGCGCATCGGCGACTACCTCGCGGGCACCTATTCGATGCGCACTCGCGGCGGCGGGCAGCGCCTCGCCCCGCTACAGATGCCCGGCCACCTCGCGGTGTGGGCGCACACCGCCGACATCGCGCGCCTCCCCGATTCGCTCGCCCTCACCGGCAGGCTCTTCCTGGGACGCGCGGGCGCCATGCGGCCGGAGTCACGCGCCCGCATCGGCAACCAGCTCGCGGCGCAGGTCTCCGGCTACGTCGCTCCCCCGCCGCCACCCGGCACGCATCCCGAGTACTTCCTCGCCGCAGTGCTCACCGCCCGCCGGGATAGGGAGTACGCCCTTGAGGTGGCACGGCTCCAGCGGGCCGACGCTGAGTCGGCTCGAATAGGCGCCCTCCCCTTTGGCGTTGCCGACACCGAGAACTGA
- a CDS encoding DUF3499 domain-containing protein, giving the protein MISMRQCSRPSCSNAAAATLTYVYEDQTVVVGQLSAQAEPHAYDLCAQHADRFTAPRGWDVVHIHQEFVERGPSEDDLDALARAVRQAGTPPMVEQVVVRPPLASEPRRGHLRVVSADG; this is encoded by the coding sequence GTGATCTCCATGCGCCAGTGCTCCCGCCCCTCGTGTTCGAATGCGGCGGCGGCCACGCTCACCTACGTGTATGAGGACCAAACCGTGGTCGTGGGCCAGCTCTCCGCCCAAGCCGAGCCGCACGCCTATGACCTGTGCGCCCAGCACGCCGACCGCTTCACCGCCCCGCGGGGCTGGGACGTGGTGCACATCCACCAGGAGTTCGTGGAGCGCGGCCCCAGCGAGGACGACCTGGACGCGCTCGCCCGCGCGGTGCGTCAGGCGGGTACGCCGCCCATGGTGGAGCAGGTGGTCGTGCGGCCACCCCTCGCGTCCGAGCCCCGTCGCGGGCACCTGCGGGTGGTCTCCGCCGACGGCTGA
- a CDS encoding IS256 family transposase has translation MDDIDREVPPPGLPAPREPDMQRLAEELVASAQQRGLELTGEDGLLTALTKQILQSALNAEMAAHLGYDKHDPMGRDGGNSRNGYGVKTVTTDVGKVTIEVPRDREGTFEPQIVPKRQRRLKGFDEAVISLYGKGMTTGDICAHLEEVYDTTISRDLVSTVTAQVLEDMRSWLSRPLDQVYPVILIDAIFLKVRSGTVANRPCYVAMGVNLDGQRDVLGLWMGPSGGEGAKQWMNMLTELKNRGIVDVCIVCCDGLKGLPAAIEAIWPQATVQTCVVHLVRQSLRYSSTKHWQSITPQLRRIYTAPTLEAAEDEFAQFTERWLTLYPAMINMWRAYWPQFIPFLDFPPQIRSMIYTTNAIESLNARFRAALRRRGHFPDEQSAMKVLYLACIARDKHLKAGGTNPTGQVRNWKEILNVLLLTYGDRLYPTN, from the coding sequence ATGGACGATATCGACAGGGAGGTCCCGCCGCCAGGGTTGCCGGCGCCGCGGGAGCCTGACATGCAGCGCCTGGCCGAAGAGCTTGTGGCGTCCGCGCAGCAGCGGGGGTTGGAGCTCACCGGTGAGGATGGGCTGCTGACGGCGCTGACGAAGCAGATTTTGCAGTCGGCGCTGAACGCGGAGATGGCCGCTCATTTGGGGTATGACAAGCATGACCCGATGGGTCGTGATGGCGGCAACTCGCGTAACGGGTATGGGGTCAAGACCGTGACGACGGACGTGGGCAAGGTCACGATCGAGGTCCCCAGGGACCGGGAGGGGACGTTTGAGCCGCAGATCGTGCCTAAACGCCAACGTCGCCTGAAGGGCTTCGATGAGGCGGTCATCTCGCTGTATGGCAAGGGCATGACCACGGGTGACATTTGTGCGCACTTGGAAGAGGTGTATGACACCACGATCTCCAGGGATCTGGTGTCGACGGTGACCGCGCAGGTGCTGGAGGACATGCGTTCGTGGTTGTCCAGGCCGCTGGATCAGGTGTATCCCGTGATCCTCATTGACGCAATCTTCCTCAAGGTCCGCTCGGGCACGGTCGCGAATCGTCCCTGCTATGTGGCCATGGGGGTGAACCTGGATGGTCAACGCGACGTGCTGGGACTGTGGATGGGACCGTCCGGTGGGGAGGGTGCGAAACAGTGGATGAACATGCTGACAGAGCTGAAGAACCGTGGCATTGTCGACGTATGCATCGTGTGCTGCGACGGCCTCAAAGGGCTCCCGGCCGCGATCGAAGCGATCTGGCCCCAAGCGACCGTGCAAACCTGTGTCGTGCACCTGGTGCGCCAATCCTTGCGGTACTCGTCGACGAAACACTGGCAGAGCATCACCCCGCAACTACGCCGCATCTACACCGCCCCGACCCTGGAAGCTGCCGAGGACGAGTTCGCTCAGTTCACCGAACGGTGGCTGACGTTGTATCCGGCGATGATCAACATGTGGCGCGCGTACTGGCCCCAGTTCATCCCGTTCCTGGACTTCCCACCCCAGATCCGCTCGATGATCTACACCACCAACGCCATCGAGTCTTTGAACGCCCGCTTCCGTGCGGCCCTGCGACGGCGCGGACACTTCCCCGACGAACAATCAGCGATGAAGGTCCTTTATCTGGCGTGCATCGCCAGGGACAAGCACCTCAAAGCCGGTGGAACCAACCCCACCGGCCAAGTCAGAAACTGGAAAGAAATCCTCAACGTCCTGCTGCTGACCTACGGCGACAGGCTCTACCCCACCAACTAG
- a CDS encoding glycosyltransferase family 2 protein, with the protein MSSSLPPFDSRAKVPVSVIMPVLNEERYLEQAVGAVLDNGYEGDLELVIALGPSSDRTDEIANALAADHRVRLVDNPSGATPSGLNLAIAATRHGVIVRADGHTLLPRGYLAEAVGALARTGAANVGGRMVPRSDAVLGKAIAVAMASPWGIGGAGHRVGGVEGSADSVFLGSFRREALAAVGGFDEHFRRAQDWELNYRLRHAGYDVWFVPTMQVPYEPRRSWRALARQFHDSGRWRREVVRTHPDSRSARYLAAPVVTVGVAAGLVIALLGLVTSLAWLAIAALAPLGYLAGVIVASLTHARDLPLRSLLLLPAVFATMHLAWGTGYLRGIG; encoded by the coding sequence GTGAGCTCCAGCCTTCCCCCATTCGACTCGCGCGCGAAGGTGCCGGTGAGCGTGATCATGCCGGTGCTCAATGAGGAGCGCTACCTGGAGCAGGCGGTTGGCGCGGTCCTCGACAACGGGTACGAGGGCGACCTCGAACTCGTCATCGCGCTCGGTCCCAGCTCCGACCGCACGGACGAGATCGCGAACGCACTCGCCGCCGACCACCGCGTGAGGCTCGTGGACAACCCAAGCGGCGCCACCCCGTCGGGCCTCAATCTCGCCATCGCCGCCACGCGACACGGCGTCATTGTGCGCGCGGACGGCCACACGCTCCTTCCTCGCGGCTACCTCGCGGAGGCGGTGGGGGCGCTCGCGCGCACGGGGGCGGCGAATGTTGGCGGCCGCATGGTGCCGCGGTCCGACGCTGTGCTCGGCAAGGCGATCGCGGTCGCCATGGCGTCGCCGTGGGGGATCGGCGGTGCCGGCCACCGCGTGGGAGGCGTCGAGGGCAGCGCGGACTCGGTTTTTCTCGGTTCATTCCGGAGGGAGGCTTTGGCGGCAGTTGGCGGCTTCGACGAGCACTTCCGCAGGGCGCAGGACTGGGAGCTCAACTACCGCCTGCGGCACGCGGGGTATGACGTGTGGTTCGTACCGACCATGCAGGTTCCGTACGAGCCGCGGCGCAGCTGGCGGGCGCTGGCGCGGCAGTTCCACGACTCGGGGCGGTGGCGCCGAGAGGTGGTGCGGACACACCCGGATTCCCGGTCTGCCAGGTATCTCGCCGCGCCGGTGGTGACCGTTGGGGTGGCCGCCGGACTCGTGATCGCCCTGTTGGGGCTGGTCACCTCTCTCGCGTGGCTCGCCATTGCGGCACTCGCCCCGCTCGGCTATCTCGCCGGCGTCATCGTCGCGAGCCTCACGCACGCTCGGGACCTTCCGCTGCGCAGTCTGCTGCTCCTCCCGGCCGTCTTCGCCACCATGCATCTCGCGTGGGGTACGGGGTATCTGCGTGGGATCGGCTAG